In Accipiter gentilis chromosome 18, bAccGen1.1, whole genome shotgun sequence, the following are encoded in one genomic region:
- the GGA1 gene encoding ADP-ribosylation factor-binding protein GGA1 isoform X2, with protein sequence MKSCGKRFHDEVGKFRFLNELIKVVSPKYLGSRTPEKVKSKILELMYSWTLGLPHEVKISEAYQMLKKQGIVKCDPKLPDDAPFPPPPPRPKNIIFDDEEKSKILARLLKSSHPEDLRAANKLIKEMVQEDQKRMEKISKRVNAIEEVNNNVRLLTEMVTSYSKGETTESNEDLMKELYQRCERMRPMLFRLASDTEDNDEALAEILQANDNLTQVINLYKQLVRGEEINGETVAGPLRGSTSALLDLSGLDLPATGPSYPALPTLSGGSAVPVPDQAGSVSLLDDELMSLGLNDPAPHPAQAGDSSGWNSFQSSDSTELSITPITATPPVKAEAGASSPKPSPFTSGLDDLDLLGKTLLQQSLPPESQQVRWEKQQPPPRLTLRDLQNRSSSGTTAHNPSALPVLQSVSPNPTLPLTSELSAPATLPKAATTPAGSTAVPPRPPATVLPQEISLANITVPLESIKPSSILPVTVYDQHGFRVLFHFAKDALPERPDVLVVVISMLSTAPQPIRNIVFQSAVPKVMKVKLQPPSGTELPAFNPIVHPSAITQVLLLANPQKEKVRLRYKLTFTMGEQTYNEMGDVDQFPPPESWGNL encoded by the exons GTTAGGGCTGCCTCATGAGGTGAAGATCTCAGAAGCCTACCAGATGCTGAAGAAACAAG GGATTGTGAAGTGCGACCCAAAACTGCCTGACGATGCTCCTTTTCCACCACCTCCCCCTCGGCCCAAGAACATAATCTTTGATGATGAAGAGAAATCCAAG ATACTGGCTCGTCTCCTGAAAAGTTCCCATCCCGAGGACCTCCGGGCTGCCAACAAGCTCATCAAGGAGATGGTTCAGGAG GACCAGAAGCGCATGGAGAAGATCTCCAAGAGGGTGAATGCCATTGAGGAGGTGAACAACAATGTGAGGCTGCTGACAGAGATGGTGACAAGCTACAGCAAGGGGGAGACAACGGAAAGCAATGAGGACCTAATGAAG gAGCTGTATCAGCGCTGCGAGCGCATGAGGCCCATGCTTTTCCGGCTCGCCAGTGACACAGAAGACAATGATGAAGCTCTGG CAGAGATCCTGCAAGCCAATGACAATCTGACACAGGTGATCAATCTCTACAAGCAGCTTGTACGGGGAGAAGAGATCAATGGGGAGACGGTGGCTGGTCCCCTTCGAG GCAGCACCTCAGCACTTCTGGATCTGTCAGGCCTGGATCTTCCAGCAACAGGCCCTTCCTACCCAGCCTTGCCCACCCTTTCAGGTGGCTCAGCAGTCCCTGTGCCTGACCAAGCTGGCTCTGTCTCCTTGCTGGATGATGAACTCATGTCTTTAG GCCTGAATGACCCAGCACCACATCCTGCCCAGGCTGGTGACAGCAGTGGCTGGAACAGCTTCCAG TCATCAGATAGCACCGAGCTCAGTATCACCCCTATCACGGCAACGCCACCAGTCAAAGCAGAAGCTGGCGCatcctccccaaaaccttctcCTTTCACCAGTGGCCTGGATGACCTGGACCTCCTGGGCAAGACTCTGCTGCAACAGTCTTTGCCTCCAGAGTCTCAACAAGTGCGATG ggagaagcagcagccaccCCCACGGCTCACCCTGAGGGATCTCCAGAACAGGAGCAGCTCTGGCACCACGGCCCACAATCCCAGCGCTCTGCCTGTGCTCCAGAGTGTGTCCCCTAACCCCACGCTGCCCCTGACTTCGGAGCTGTCTGCCCCTGCTACACTTCCAAAAGCTGCCACCACACCAGCAGGAAGTACTGCAGTCCCACCACGGCCTCCTGCCACCGTGCTGCCCCAGGAGATCTCGCTGGCCAACATCACTGTGCCTCTGGAGTCAATCAAACCCA GCAGCATCCTCCCTGTGACAGTGTATGATCAGCACGGCTTCCGTGTCCTTTTCCACTTTGCTAAGGATGCCCTGCCTGAAAGGCCTGATGTGCTTGTGGTGGTGATTTCTATGCTTAGCACGGCCCCGCAGCCTATCCGCAACATTGTCTTTCAGTCTGCCGTCCCCAAG gTGATGAAGGTGAAGCTACAGCCTCCCTCAGGCACGGAGCTGCCGGCGTTCAACCCCATTGTCCACCCCAGTGCCATCACACAAGTCCTGCTGCTTGCTAACCCACAGAAG GAGAAAGTGAGGCTACGGTACAAACTGACCTTCACCATGGGAGAGCAAACCTACAATGAAATGGGGGATGTGGACCAGTTCCCCCCACCGGAGTCCTGGGGAAACCTCTAG
- the SH3BP1 gene encoding SH3 domain-binding protein 1: MMKRQFNRMRQQLSHPNITSRAQEATELLPEDLLQIEQRIEPAKRAAHSVSKRLQACLQGQCGSEMDKRVKKLPLMTLSTTMAESFKELDTESSLGKALEMGCCIQSSLAKILAEFEIAVEHDVLQPLNKLSEEELPIILKRKKTLQKLISDWNTIKSRLNQAAKSSSNSAGTGAGPGASSAANKLEILKEEEEEVKRKVEQCKDEYMADLYHFSTKEDSYASYFIKLLEIQAQYHRQSLGSLDSALAELKESHSKTEPTFTADTPVAGYYGVPLETHLKSLGREIALPIEACVMMLLASGMREEGLFRLAAGASVLRKLKSSLASGSNALEEFYSDPHAVAGALKSYLRELPQPLMTFELYNEWVKVASLKDVDSRLQRLQDTCSRLPQESYNNLRYLIKFLAKLAEHQEVNKMTPSNIAIVLGPNLLWSQQNTGDPMQLDLASVSSIQVVGVVEALIQNADVLFPGEVDFNVSGMFMPPANGRLGEATPVEELTPKPPPASTPALPDGEVTSSDPEARSQPNSPVATRPSPEAAGPLSPTMTENTPCKGKRPAPARPTMPPPPPVAQPRTTAPTPAAPEHVANPKAQPRRMAGVPSRPPSVPPPLPPQPARRHSRDAPPSPKPPAGEADAATTTDCAPGATDEGQPLPAGGISPSAALPPEEN; the protein is encoded by the exons ATGATGAAGAGGCAGTTTAATCGGATGCGGCAGCAGTTGTCCCATCCCAACATCACCAGCCG agcccaaGAAGCAACCGAGCTCTTGCCAGAAGACTTGCTGCAG ATTGAGCAAAGGATCGAGCCAGCCAAGCGAGCAGCTCACAGCGTGTCCAAGAGGCTCCAAGCCTGCCTGCAAGGGCAATGCGGCTCCGAGATGGACAAGCGAGTG AAGAAGCTGCCCTTGATGACTCTGTCCACGACGATGGCTGAGAGCTTCAAGGAACTGGACACAGAGTCCAGCCTCGG GAAAGCCCTGGAGATGGGCTGCTGCATACAGAGCTCGCTGGCCAAAATCCTGGCCGAGTTCGAGATCGCTGTGGAACACGACGTCCTGCAGCCGCTCAACAAGCTCAGCGAG GAGGAGCTTCCCATCATCCTGAAGCGCAAGAAGACCCTCCAGAAGTTGATTTCTGACTGGAACACAATCAAGAGCAG GCTGAACCAAGCTGCCAAGAGCTCCAGTAACAGCGCTGGCACCGGTGCTGGCCCGGGGGCATCTTCTGCTGCCAACAAACTGGAGATcttgaaggaagaggaagaggaggtgaagaGGAAGGTGGAGCAGTGCAAG GATGAGTACATGGCTGACCTCTACCACTTCTCCACCAAAGAGGACAGCTACGCCAGCTACTTCATCAAA CTGCTGGAAATCCAAGCCCAGTACCACCGGCAGTCACTGGGATCTCTGGACTCAGCTTTGGCGGAGCTGAAGGAAAGCCACAGCAAGACAG AGCCCACCTTCACCGCAGACACCCCAGTGGCAGGGTACTACGGCGTGCCCCTAGAGACGCACCTCAAGAGCTTGGGCCGGGAGATTGCGCTGCCCATCGAAGCCTGTGTCATGATGCTGCTGGCCTCCGGCATgagggaggag ggACTCTTTCGGCTGGCAGCGGGTGCCTCAGTGCTGAGGAAGCTGAAGAGCAGCTTGGCCAGCGGCTCCAACGCCCTGGAGGAGTTTTACTCGGACCCCCACGCCGTGGCTG gtGCACTGAAATCCTACCTGCGGGAGCTGCCCCAGCCTTTGATGACCTTCGAGCTCTACAACGAATGGGTCAAAGTGGCCAG ctTAAAGGACGTTGACAGTCGCCTACAGCGACTGCAAGACACCTGCAGCCGCCTGCCCCAGGAGAGCTACAACAATCTGAG GTATCTGATCAAGTTTTTAGCCAAGCTGGCTGAACACCAGGAGGTGAATAAAATGACTCCAAGCAACATCGCCATCGTGCTGGGCCCCAACCTGCTGTGGTCACAGCAGAACACAGG AGACCCCATGCAACTGGACTTGGCCTCGGTCTCCTCCATCCAGGTGGTGGGTGTGGTGGAAGCCCTCATCCAGAACGCAGACGTCCTCTTCCCCGGAG AGGTAGATTTCAACGTCTCGGGCATGTTCATGCCACCTGCAAATGGCAGACTTGGTGAGGCCACTCCGGTGGAAGAGCtgacccccaaaccccctccgGCCAGCACACCCGCTCTCCCAGACGGAGAAGT CACCTCAAGCGACCCTGAGGCCAGGTCCCAGCCGAATTCCCCAGTGGCGACCAGACCGTCTCCCGAAGCTGCAGGGCCGCTGTCTCCAACGATGACCGAAAACACCCCCTGCAAAG GCAAGCGCCCGGCTCCGGCCCGACCCAcgatgccgccgccgccgcccgtggCGCAGCCCCGGACCACGGCTCCTACCCCGGCAGCCCCCGAGCACGTGGCCAACCCCAAAGCCCAGCCGCGACGGATGGCCGGGGTACCAAGCCGACCCCCTTCCGTCCCACCACCGCTCCCCCCGCAGCCGGCACGCCGCCATAGCCGAGATGCCCCGCCGTCTCCTAAGCCTCCTGCCGGCGAGGCCGACGCGGCGACCACCACGGACTGTGCCCCGGGAGCCACGGATGAGGGGCAACCACTGCCTGCGGGAGGAATAAGCCCCTCGGCCGCATTGCCACCAGAGGAGAACTGA
- the PDXP gene encoding chronophin — MASCRRLSGAGLREVLGSAEGLLFDCDGVLWAGERAVPGAPELLERLRRSGKAALFVSNNSRRSVAELERRFSRLGFRGVRAEHVFSSALCSALFLRQRLLGEAGNGNGNGGGRVFVLGGEGLRGEVRDAGLRLAGEGEPLPGATEPVRAVLVGYDDQFTFAKLAQACGYLRDPQCLLVATDPDPWHPLSDGQRTPGTGSLTAAVETASGRKALVVGKPNTYMFDCIVERFGVNPSRTLMVGDRLETDILFGKNCGLSTILTLTGVSRLEEAQAYMASDSASAKDLVPNYYVDSIADLIPGLDE, encoded by the exons ATGGCGAGCTGCCGGCGGCTGAGCGGCGCTGGGCTGCGGGAGGTGCTGGGCTCGGCGGAGGGTTTGCTCTTCGACTGCGATGGCGTCCTGTGGGCGGGCGAGCGCGCCGTCCCCGGCGCCCCCGAGCTGTTGGAGAGGCTGCGGCGTAGCGGCAAGGCCGCCCTTTTCGTCAGCAACAACAGCCGCCGTTCCGTGGCCGAGCTGGAACGGCGCTTCAGCCGCTTGGGTTTCCGCGGCGTCCGCGCCGAGCACGTCTTCAGCTCCGCGCTCTGTTCCGCTCTTTTCCTCCGCCAGCGTCTCCTCGGCGAAGCCGGCAACGGCAACGGGAACGGAGGAGGCCGCGTCTTCGTGCTGGGCGGCGAGGGGCTGCGCGGCGAGGTGCGCGATGCCGGCCTGCGCCTGGCGGGTGAGGGCGAACCGCTGCCCGGCGCTACGGAACCGGTGCGGGCCGTCCTGGTGGGCTACGACGACCAGTTCACCTTTGCCAAGTTGGCGCAGGCCTGCGGCTACCTACGTGACCCCCAGTGCCTCCTGGTAGCCACCGACCCCGACCCCTGGCACCCGCTCAGCGATGGCCAGCGCACCCCCG GGACTGGCAGCCTCACAGCAGCGGTGGAAACTGCTTCGGGCCGCAAGGCGCTGGTGGTGGGGAAACCGAACACGTACATGTTTGATTGCATCGTGGAGCGTTTCGGTGTCAACCCATCCCGCACCCTCATGGTGGGAGACCGTCTGGAGACAGATATCCTCTTCGGCAAGAACTGCGGCCTCTCCACCATCCTCACCCTGACAGGTGTCTCCCGCCTGGAAGAGGCACAGGCCTACATGGCCAGCGACAGCGCTTCTGCCAAGGATCTGGTGCCCAACTACTATGTGGACAGCATTGCAGACTTGATACCGGGCCTGGATGAGTAG